The following proteins are co-located in the Mesorhizobium sp. M1E.F.Ca.ET.045.02.1.1 genome:
- a CDS encoding VOC family protein: MKLNGKLDYLELPATGGTLDSVKSFYSAAFSWSFTDYGPTYSAFAEGLDGGFQADAGEATARPLPVLYSENLEDTLEAVENAGGAIVKPIFSFPGGRRFHFTDPAGNELAVWGE; encoded by the coding sequence ATGAAACTCAACGGGAAACTCGACTATCTGGAATTGCCGGCGACCGGCGGCACGCTGGACAGCGTCAAGTCGTTCTACAGCGCGGCGTTTTCATGGTCGTTCACCGATTATGGGCCGACCTACTCCGCTTTTGCCGAGGGGCTCGACGGCGGCTTCCAGGCCGATGCCGGCGAAGCGACCGCCCGGCCGCTGCCTGTGCTCTATTCCGAAAACCTGGAAGATACGCTGGAGGCGGTCGAGAATGCCGGCGGCGCCATCGTCAAGCCGATCTTTTCCTTCCCCGGCGGCAGGCGGTTCCATTTCACCGATCCGGCAGGCAACGAGCTCGCCGTCTGGGGCGAATAG